The genomic interval GAAGGTCTGGATCGCGGATCGGCTGCGGGAGACGGTCGCCCTGGCCCGCGAGGTGGTCGGCGGCAACGGCCTCGTCGCCGACCACGACGTGGCGCGCTTCTTCACCGACGCCGAGGCGGTCTACACCTACGAGGGGACGCGCGAGATCAACACGCTCCTCGTCGGACGCGCGGTGACGGGGCTGAGCGCGTTCGTGCGCTGAGACGCGGATGCCGGTACCCCTTGCATCCCTGGGAGTTTCAGTTAAACTGATGATGCTGGACCCGGTGGCTGCGCCTCTCGGCCGCAGCAACATCTCGATGAGGAGAGTGAAGAGAACAATGACGTTTCTTCGTAAGCGGATCGCGGCCGTCGCCGCGGTCTCGGTCGTGGCCGCGCTCGCGGTCGGATGCTCCGGCTCCGCCGGCGAATCGGGCGAGGGGCAGGCGCTCGACCCCGAGAACCCGACGCCCGTCACCGTGGGCACCCTGCCCGCGGGCGACTACGCGCCGCTCTACATCGCCCAGGATCAGGGCTTCTTCGAAGAGGAGGGGCTCGACGTCGAGATCGAGATCATCGCCGGCGGCGCGGTCGGCGTGACGCAGCTGGTGTCGGGGGAGATCGACTTCAGCGCGGCCACCTGGGCGAACACCCTCTCCGCCGTGGCGCAGGGGCTGGAGATCCAGGTCGTGCGCGAGGGGACCGACTCGCAGAAGGAGGGCATCAACGGGCTCATCGTCCAGGCCGACGGCCCGATCCAATCGGTCGAGGATCTCCGCGGGGAGACCATCTCCATCAATACGCTGCAGTCGGCGACCGAGGTGCAGATCCGCGACTGCCTCGCCTCCGAGGGCCTCGAGCCGGGGGACTACGAGCTCGTGGAGGTCGCCTTCCCCGACGCGGCCGCGGCCGTGGACCAGGGCCGCATCGCCGCCGGCTTCGTCCCGGAGCCGTTCATCACGATCGGCGAGTCGCAGGGGCTCGAGCCCCTCTTCTACCCCTCCACCTGCAACGAGCTGCAGAGCGAGCTCCCGCTGATCAACTGGAACGTCTCCACCTCGTACGCCGAGGAGCACCCCGAGGTCGTCGCCGCGTTCGTGCGGGCGATGGATCGGGCGACGGAGCTCGCGGTCGACGACCCGCAGGTCGTCATCGACATCCTGCCGGAGTTCACGACGCTCACGCCGGAACTCGCGGAGAGCATCACGCAGCCGAGTTTCGTCGTGGACGGCGCCCCCAACCTCGCGGGCGCCGAGAAGATGATGGACCTCATGGTCGACTACGGCCTGCTCGAGGCGCCGATCGACGATCTCGAGCCGATCGCCTGGAAGGAGTGATCCTTGGGGACGGGCCGCAGGGCGCGGGTCCTTCGCGGCGCGATCGGCATCCTGGCGCTGTTCATCGTCGCCGAGGTCGTGTCCCGGTCGGGAATCGTCGATGCGTTCTACTTCCCGCCCACCTCCGTGGTCCTGCTGCGGGTGCTCGAACTGCTGGTGACCCCGTCCTTCCTCGTCGAGGTGCTGGCCACCCTGCAGGCCTGGGCGG from Leucobacter allii carries:
- a CDS encoding ABC transporter substrate-binding protein, with the translated sequence MTFLRKRIAAVAAVSVVAALAVGCSGSAGESGEGQALDPENPTPVTVGTLPAGDYAPLYIAQDQGFFEEEGLDVEIEIIAGGAVGVTQLVSGEIDFSAATWANTLSAVAQGLEIQVVREGTDSQKEGINGLIVQADGPIQSVEDLRGETISINTLQSATEVQIRDCLASEGLEPGDYELVEVAFPDAAAAVDQGRIAAGFVPEPFITIGESQGLEPLFYPSTCNELQSELPLINWNVSTSYAEEHPEVVAAFVRAMDRATELAVDDPQVVIDILPEFTTLTPELAESITQPSFVVDGAPNLAGAEKMMDLMVDYGLLEAPIDDLEPIAWKE